Proteins encoded within one genomic window of Synechococcus sp. PCC 7335:
- a CDS encoding alpha/beta fold hydrolase — translation MSSKKSTHQKTEALWLSVSPYLKCFDQRLLSRLCKGRNVRRWQYYQTIDEPCSAAAVVEALHEYLRSRPLQSDGQPAPKVHIIGHGVSGAIGLLYARQYPQHVASLTLLSVGSLPVVNWQAHYYALRRLIPCSREVILGQLVRLLFGEQAPRFTMALIHLLAKDLDSNLTLHSLTNSMHVESGGVEVPLLICNGADDRITVHSQDRPWQKWLKSGDLLWHCPKGRYFFHFYHYQSVARTINNYWAQLPTQPADQFTFQPSRSQKQLSSHPEKSSTDIAAESCSITCRSSTSK, via the coding sequence ATGTCTTCGAAGAAATCTACGCACCAGAAAACGGAGGCGCTATGGCTGTCTGTAAGCCCATATCTAAAGTGTTTCGACCAGCGGCTGCTAAGTCGATTGTGTAAGGGTAGAAACGTTCGACGCTGGCAGTATTACCAAACGATTGACGAACCTTGTTCGGCTGCGGCTGTTGTCGAAGCGCTACACGAGTATTTGCGATCGCGCCCACTCCAATCAGACGGTCAGCCTGCGCCCAAAGTTCACATCATCGGTCACGGAGTCAGCGGCGCGATTGGACTACTCTATGCTCGCCAGTATCCGCAACATGTCGCTTCGCTAACCCTACTTTCAGTAGGATCTTTGCCTGTTGTTAATTGGCAAGCACATTATTATGCACTCAGGCGACTAATTCCCTGTAGCCGCGAAGTCATTTTAGGTCAGCTGGTTCGACTGTTGTTTGGCGAGCAGGCTCCTAGGTTCACGATGGCGCTAATTCATCTGCTAGCCAAAGACCTAGATAGTAACTTAACCCTACATTCTTTGACGAATAGCATGCACGTTGAATCAGGCGGGGTAGAAGTACCCTTGCTGATCTGCAATGGTGCTGACGATAGGATCACAGTTCATAGTCAAGATAGACCCTGGCAAAAGTGGCTAAAGTCGGGCGATCTCCTCTGGCACTGTCCTAAGGGCCGATACTTCTTCCACTTTTACCACTATCAAAGCGTCGCTAGAACCATTAACAACTATTGGGCCCAGCTTCCTACACAACCGGCTGATCAGTTCACCTTTCAACCTAGTCGTTCGCAGAAACAATTAAGCTCGCACCCAGAAAAGAGCTCAACAGACATAGCCGCAGAAAGTTGTTCTATCACCTGTCGCTCATCTACTAGCAAGTAA
- a CDS encoding Dps family protein codes for MAISSAVITPFGQVADNVILLEKSVTEPVCEGLNIALASIQGLYTQYQKHHFVVEGAEFLELHNFFEEGYTATREHVHDIGERLNGLGGVPVASFTKLAEICCFEQELDGIFGCRQMVVNDLKAEQEVIKVLRRNASQAESLGDRATRYLYEGILLKTEERAYHLDHFLAADTLINFLN; via the coding sequence ATGGCAATTTCATCTGCTGTTATCACACCATTTGGTCAGGTCGCTGATAACGTCATTCTGCTAGAGAAGTCTGTTACAGAACCCGTCTGTGAAGGTTTAAACATTGCATTAGCTAGTATTCAGGGTCTTTATACTCAGTATCAAAAGCACCACTTTGTTGTAGAAGGAGCAGAGTTTTTAGAACTACACAACTTTTTTGAAGAAGGCTACACTGCAACTAGAGAACATGTTCATGATATTGGCGAGCGCTTGAATGGACTAGGCGGTGTTCCTGTTGCGAGCTTTACAAAGCTTGCTGAAATTTGCTGTTTTGAGCAAGAGCTCGATGGCATCTTCGGCTGCCGTCAGATGGTGGTGAACGACCTAAAGGCTGAACAAGAGGTCATCAAAGTACTGCGTCGGAATGCGTCGCAGGCAGAAAGTTTAGGGGATAGAGCAACTCGCTACCTCTATGAGGGCATCCTTCTAAAAACCGAAGAGCGTGCCTACCACTTGGATCACTTCCTAGCTGCTGATACACTCATCAACTTCCTAAACTAA
- a CDS encoding Fur family transcriptional regulator: MPFLSDTALKEELNARGYRSTPQRKKVLRIFMELTQGEHLSAEDLHALLEADGERISLSTVYRTLHLMVYMGLLRELELAEGHKHYELNRPLRDHHHIVCVYCNQTLEFAENSVSQIGERTAKSAGYHVLDCQLTLYGICANCTSQH; encoded by the coding sequence ATGCCCTTTTTATCAGATACAGCCTTAAAGGAAGAACTCAACGCGAGGGGATACCGTTCAACGCCCCAAAGAAAAAAGGTTTTGCGCATATTCATGGAACTGACCCAAGGGGAGCATCTCAGTGCAGAGGATCTCCATGCCCTTTTGGAAGCAGATGGAGAGCGCATCAGTCTGTCTACGGTCTATCGCACACTACATTTGATGGTTTATATGGGATTGCTACGCGAGCTAGAATTAGCAGAAGGACATAAACACTACGAACTCAATCGGCCTTTGCGAGACCATCACCACATCGTTTGTGTGTATTGCAACCAGACGCTTGAATTTGCTGAGAACTCGGTGTCGCAGATAGGTGAAAGAACAGCAAAGTCAGCAGGGTATCACGTGCTGGACTGTCAGCTAACGCTATACGGAATCTGTGCGAACTGTACATCGCAGCATTAA
- a CDS encoding Crp/Fnr family transcriptional regulator codes for MLKTAPKLLRDSSISSTHAHLGPIDQSTQPLRPHLVRFKRYEQVNFVNHSLWKIHKGYIRTLTYDSQGEPVPTGFWSAGSIIGYPIAQTYPYIAQCLTTVEAEYLDVGDRLSREMLLSQVRQSHTLLKIAHCKHAEQRLLQLICWLSEGFGRLVGDRRQIDLKLTHQEIAESIGITRVTVTRLIKTLEKKGHIVWNSHEKMVSQTTFEQHYVSLSSQA; via the coding sequence ATGCTTAAAACCGCACCTAAACTGCTTCGCGACTCAAGCATCTCGTCTACACACGCTCACTTAGGTCCGATAGATCAATCGACTCAACCACTCCGCCCGCATCTAGTGAGGTTCAAACGCTATGAACAGGTGAACTTCGTAAACCATAGCCTTTGGAAGATTCACAAAGGCTATATTCGCACTCTAACTTACGATTCTCAAGGAGAGCCTGTCCCTACCGGATTTTGGAGTGCAGGGAGCATTATCGGCTACCCCATCGCCCAAACCTATCCTTATATTGCACAGTGCTTGACAACTGTAGAAGCCGAATATCTTGACGTAGGCGATAGGCTGTCTCGCGAGATGCTTCTATCGCAGGTTCGACAGTCGCACACGCTGTTGAAAATTGCCCATTGCAAGCATGCTGAACAGCGCTTACTACAGCTTATCTGCTGGCTATCAGAAGGCTTTGGCCGCTTGGTAGGCGATCGCCGCCAGATTGATTTAAAGCTAACTCATCAAGAGATTGCAGAATCTATCGGAATCACGCGAGTGACGGTAACTAGGCTGATCAAAACCTTAGAAAAAAAAGGGCATATTGTCTGGAATTCTCATGAAAAAATGGTTTCTCAAACAACATTCGAGCAGCATTATGTCTCACTCAGCTCTCAAGCATGA
- a CDS encoding Fur family transcriptional regulator, producing MVAYTPTALKAELHERGWRMTPQRETILKTFQNLPEGRHLSAENLCDLLKEEGEPIGLSTIYRNLKLMARMGILRELELAEDQKRYEINRPAPHHHHHLICVRCNKTIEFRNDSVLKVGAKTAEKSGYQLLDCQLSIHAVCPTCQRSILPM from the coding sequence ATGGTCGCATATACACCAACCGCCCTAAAAGCTGAGCTGCACGAACGTGGCTGGCGTATGACCCCTCAGCGAGAAACTATTCTCAAAACGTTTCAGAATTTGCCAGAAGGTCGGCATCTCAGTGCCGAAAATTTGTGTGACCTGCTCAAAGAAGAGGGCGAACCAATTGGCCTTTCGACCATTTACCGCAACCTCAAGCTAATGGCTCGCATGGGCATTTTGCGAGAGCTAGAGCTAGCTGAAGATCAAAAGCGCTATGAAATCAATCGACCTGCGCCTCATCATCATCATCATTTGATTTGTGTGCGCTGCAATAAGACGATTGAATTTAGGAATGACTCTGTTTTGAAAGTAGGCGCGAAAACGGCAGAGAAATCTGGCTATCAGCTTTTGGACTGTCAACTCTCTATCCATGCGGTCTGCCCTACCTGCCAGCGCTCAATCTTGCCAATGTAG